In Gemmata obscuriglobus, a single genomic region encodes these proteins:
- a CDS encoding MinD/ParA family ATP-binding protein, giving the protein MHKIVSVHSPAGANKCDPTAHIAAAVARLGMRVGVIEIGAASTGLRALFNLDPGLITHTLGDHLTGRCALRDAAYRVSLAGGAKAGSVHLIPSGPFLVGYDAEAIGDALGTIADALSFDFLFVNAPVGLDEDALLIAAAADWAVLVLRPNRQEYQAAAVAVEVVRRLGVPHVALVLSEVPCSLDHPVLQRDLTHAFGVELGAVLPLVSESPGPAAAHLPEHSLARVIAALTA; this is encoded by the coding sequence ATGCACAAGATTGTGTCCGTCCACTCGCCGGCCGGCGCCAACAAATGCGACCCGACCGCCCACATCGCCGCGGCGGTCGCGCGGCTGGGAATGCGCGTCGGGGTAATCGAGATCGGTGCCGCATCAACCGGGTTACGTGCCCTTTTCAACCTCGATCCCGGCCTAATCACCCACACCTTGGGCGATCACCTGACCGGCCGATGCGCACTTCGGGACGCGGCGTACCGCGTCTCTCTCGCCGGAGGGGCCAAGGCCGGGAGCGTACACCTGATTCCGTCCGGCCCGTTCTTGGTTGGTTACGACGCCGAAGCGATCGGCGACGCTTTAGGGACAATAGCCGACGCGCTGTCCTTCGATTTCCTGTTTGTGAACGCACCGGTGGGACTGGACGAAGACGCGCTACTGATCGCGGCCGCAGCCGATTGGGCGGTGCTGGTGCTGCGCCCGAACCGGCAAGAGTACCAAGCCGCCGCGGTCGCGGTTGAGGTGGTTCGGCGGTTAGGTGTCCCGCACGTCGCGCTGGTACTCAGCGAGGTGCCCTGCTCCCTCGACCATCCCGTGCTGCAACGGGATCTGACGCACGCGTTCGGAGTCGAACTGGGGGCCGTCTTGCCACTTGTGAGTGAGTCACCCGGGCCGGCCGCAGCGCATCTCCCGGAGCACTCACTGGCACGAGTTATCGCCGCCCTGACCGCATAG
- a CDS encoding PQQ-binding-like beta-propeller repeat protein, with amino-acid sequence MRLLIPRFGALAFLALLASALVARAATAALSPLERATTDPSFTATGEPGSLALLGVIPSFVLVGPLAVVAALFPGVFARLAIGMKRWRAFLVVASLNSTLALVYFALVTYRPHWLPPGSGFGPAAIASYFTLFALVGSVWAGCRYRRMAAAAPEVTAPPDRTEILALAGLTAFAALGTVLTALFAGWDSTLRVPMREFTFIGLALLAATLYAGYRALTHRADSDAGGCAPAVRLSLPGEAVALGTLVLCGFATVLLTSAPTSGPVATGTETGDAETVFGPRLVGEPVAIAAFELEGNKKEKVFGRVMSNLALDGERLVFGTSASPADGRMLCMNRATGKVEWALDDPDLKAVFCTPTVANGKVYCGEGMHEDRGRRLFCVSASTGVPVWKEPFKTASHTEGAPAVAGGKVYFPAGDDGLYCARADTGAPVWQLKGGKETGIHIDAAPVVSNGTVFVGSGLYSYVAVALDAVTGAEKWRTDLGLRVFGQPLVSEGNVFYGVGTGNMGADVWHYDEEGAARDTEAAGAVCCLDATTGKEKWRYPLPRSVHTGLAADAFSIYAGCRDGFVYALDRRTGKLRWKAGIGSSVTSAPAVAAEGGFPVAVYAVSREGRMFCLNPQTGAVVWWRGELPGYNWAGRDENNVMCTPLVISTVTSTGSKRTIYFGAHQTDLNPNVRHVAVFKFEDVIGE; translated from the coding sequence ATGCGCTTGTTGATCCCGCGCTTCGGCGCCCTCGCGTTTCTCGCTCTTCTGGCGTCTGCCTTAGTGGCTCGCGCGGCCACAGCCGCCCTTTCCCCGCTCGAACGCGCCACCACAGACCCATCGTTTACCGCCACCGGAGAGCCCGGCTCGCTCGCACTGTTGGGCGTGATCCCTTCGTTCGTGCTGGTCGGTCCGCTGGCGGTCGTCGCGGCGCTCTTCCCCGGAGTGTTCGCGCGCCTGGCGATCGGCATGAAACGCTGGCGCGCGTTTCTCGTCGTCGCGAGTCTGAACAGTACCCTCGCACTCGTGTACTTCGCACTCGTCACGTACCGCCCGCATTGGCTCCCGCCGGGGAGCGGGTTCGGACCCGCCGCAATCGCCAGTTACTTCACCCTTTTCGCGCTCGTCGGGTCCGTGTGGGCCGGGTGCCGGTACCGGCGGATGGCGGCCGCCGCGCCCGAGGTCACCGCACCGCCGGACCGCACTGAGATTCTCGCGCTGGCCGGCTTAACAGCCTTTGCGGCGCTCGGTACGGTCTTGACCGCTCTCTTCGCGGGCTGGGACAGCACCCTCCGCGTACCGATGCGCGAGTTCACGTTCATTGGGTTGGCGCTGCTCGCCGCCACGCTGTACGCCGGCTACCGCGCACTGACCCACCGCGCCGACTCGGACGCAGGCGGTTGCGCGCCGGCCGTGCGGCTCAGCCTTCCCGGAGAAGCGGTCGCGCTCGGAACGCTCGTGCTGTGCGGGTTCGCAACCGTGTTACTCACGAGCGCCCCAACCAGCGGTCCGGTCGCGACCGGCACCGAAACCGGCGACGCCGAAACGGTTTTCGGGCCGCGCCTCGTGGGAGAGCCCGTTGCGATCGCGGCCTTCGAGTTGGAGGGCAACAAGAAAGAGAAGGTGTTCGGTCGGGTCATGTCAAACCTCGCCCTCGACGGTGAGCGTCTCGTGTTCGGCACTAGCGCGAGCCCGGCCGACGGGCGCATGCTCTGCATGAACCGCGCAACTGGAAAAGTGGAATGGGCGCTCGACGACCCTGACTTGAAAGCGGTGTTCTGCACGCCCACCGTGGCAAACGGAAAGGTGTACTGCGGCGAGGGAATGCACGAGGACCGCGGCCGGCGCCTGTTCTGCGTCAGTGCCAGCACCGGCGTTCCCGTTTGGAAGGAGCCGTTCAAAACCGCGAGCCACACCGAAGGGGCGCCGGCGGTCGCGGGCGGTAAGGTGTACTTCCCGGCCGGCGACGACGGGCTCTACTGTGCCCGCGCCGACACCGGCGCGCCGGTGTGGCAGCTCAAGGGGGGTAAAGAAACGGGCATCCACATCGACGCGGCGCCCGTGGTGAGCAACGGCACCGTGTTCGTCGGCAGCGGGCTGTACTCCTACGTCGCAGTCGCGCTCGATGCCGTTACAGGGGCGGAGAAGTGGCGCACCGACCTCGGGCTGCGTGTGTTCGGTCAGCCGCTTGTGAGTGAGGGGAATGTGTTTTACGGCGTCGGCACCGGAAACATGGGCGCCGACGTGTGGCACTACGACGAAGAGGGCGCGGCGCGTGACACGGAGGCGGCTGGGGCCGTGTGCTGTCTCGATGCGACGACCGGAAAGGAGAAGTGGCGGTACCCGTTACCGCGGTCGGTTCACACGGGGCTCGCCGCCGACGCGTTCTCGATCTACGCCGGCTGCCGCGACGGGTTCGTGTACGCGCTCGATCGGCGCACCGGCAAGCTGCGCTGGAAAGCCGGCATCGGCAGTTCGGTCACGAGCGCGCCGGCGGTAGCCGCGGAGGGCGGGTTCCCGGTAGCCGTGTACGCGGTGTCACGCGAAGGACGGATGTTCTGTTTGAACCCGCAGACGGGAGCGGTGGTGTGGTGGCGTGGCGAGTTACCTGGCTACAATTGGGCCGGGCGCGACGAGAACAACGTTATGTGTACGCCCCTGGTGATCAGCACCGTGACGAGCACCGGAAGCAAGCGAACGATCTACTTCGGGGCTCATCAGACCGACCTGAACCCGAACGTTCGCCACGTCGCGGTGTTCAAGTTCGAGGACGTGATCGGAGAGTGA
- the mutL gene encoding DNA mismatch repair endonuclease MutL, which produces MSRIRQLPPDVVNKIAAGEVIERPASVVKELLENSIDAGATRIDIDLDAGGTELIRVVDDGCGIDPDDLALAFSQHATSKLTTADDLFQIRTMGFRGEALASISGVGQITLQSRTHTAASGCEVKCDGNGISDPRPWNGAPGTRMEVRHLFYNVPVRKKFLKSVATELGHVCETVTRLALAHPALHITLRHNNRLVYDIPGSAGLLDRIALFFTGEVRDALYEIDSGDGPMRLRGYIADPKCDRGNSKLQYLFVNGRWFRDRSLSHALQESYRGLLMAGRYTIGFLFLTLPPDKLDVNVHPTKSEVRFQENSLVYSLVRATIKQRLLKENLIPHLTVPQGIEDGALAEEPEPKIETPSLFTSPRRELAEQTLAPWELGAAADPFWRTPAGVQVREAPAAREAEPVRTSTPVRPASSSSFGPSLFTSRVTEPPSRPVPPPSRAAVVEAPSERPAALTSSPFEEQEESEPSPVDRSEEEENTDIAPSEFDAQIASEAPPAPARQFVSAPPMEQISPGEPQESTPAPAPPAPASTAPPVAGAPAGSSSAIQLHDSYLVLETPDGMLVIDQHALHERILFEQLRRRIRAGQLEVQRLLIPEPVDLPAEQAALVLECADALAELGLDVSDFGGNTILLSSYPTLLGRKPPHVILRGVIDHIVTQERAPTKEALLHLLMATMACKAAVKAGDKLSPEEITYLLRLREMAEDSHHCPHGRPTSLLFSRAELDKQFRRT; this is translated from the coding sequence ATGTCACGCATCCGCCAACTGCCACCCGACGTCGTCAACAAGATCGCCGCGGGCGAGGTGATCGAGCGCCCCGCGTCCGTCGTCAAGGAACTGCTGGAGAACTCCATCGACGCCGGCGCCACCCGCATCGACATCGACCTCGACGCCGGCGGCACCGAACTCATTCGCGTCGTCGACGACGGGTGCGGGATCGACCCGGACGACCTCGCGCTGGCGTTCTCGCAGCACGCCACCAGCAAGCTCACCACCGCCGACGACCTGTTTCAGATCCGCACGATGGGGTTCCGCGGCGAGGCGCTCGCGTCGATCTCGGGCGTCGGGCAAATAACGCTCCAGTCGCGCACGCACACGGCCGCGAGCGGGTGCGAGGTGAAATGCGACGGCAACGGGATCTCCGACCCGCGCCCGTGGAACGGCGCCCCGGGGACGCGCATGGAGGTGCGGCACCTGTTCTACAACGTGCCGGTGCGCAAGAAGTTCCTCAAGAGCGTCGCCACCGAACTCGGGCACGTGTGCGAAACGGTCACGCGCCTCGCGCTCGCGCACCCCGCGCTCCACATCACGCTGCGGCACAACAACCGGCTCGTGTACGACATCCCCGGCAGCGCCGGCCTCCTGGACCGCATCGCGCTGTTCTTCACCGGCGAGGTGCGCGACGCCCTCTACGAGATCGATTCCGGCGACGGCCCCATGCGGCTCCGGGGCTACATCGCGGACCCGAAGTGCGACCGCGGCAACTCGAAGCTCCAGTACCTGTTCGTGAACGGCCGCTGGTTCCGCGACCGGAGCCTGTCGCACGCCCTTCAAGAGTCGTACCGCGGGCTGCTGATGGCGGGCCGGTACACGATCGGCTTCTTGTTCCTCACGCTCCCGCCCGACAAGCTCGACGTGAACGTTCACCCGACGAAGTCCGAGGTGCGGTTCCAGGAGAACTCGCTGGTTTACTCGCTCGTGCGGGCCACCATCAAGCAGCGGCTGCTGAAAGAGAACCTCATCCCGCACCTGACGGTCCCGCAGGGCATTGAGGACGGCGCGCTCGCCGAGGAGCCGGAGCCGAAGATTGAAACGCCGTCGCTGTTCACTTCGCCGCGGCGCGAGCTGGCGGAGCAGACCCTCGCGCCCTGGGAACTCGGGGCGGCTGCGGACCCGTTCTGGCGCACGCCCGCTGGCGTTCAGGTGCGCGAGGCACCCGCGGCGCGAGAAGCGGAGCCGGTTCGCACCAGCACGCCGGTCCGGCCGGCGTCATCGTCATCGTTCGGGCCGTCACTGTTCACATCGCGCGTGACGGAGCCGCCCTCACGCCCGGTTCCGCCGCCGTCACGCGCAGCGGTTGTCGAAGCGCCAAGCGAAAGACCTGCGGCTCTCACCTCCTCCCCCTTTGAAGAGCAAGAAGAATCTGAGCCGTCCCCCGTTGACCGCTCTGAAGAAGAGGAGAACACAGACATCGCGCCGAGCGAGTTCGACGCGCAAATCGCGTCCGAAGCGCCTCCGGCCCCCGCTCGCCAATTTGTGAGCGCTCCGCCGATGGAGCAGATTAGCCCCGGGGAGCCGCAAGAAAGCACACCGGCTCCCGCGCCACCAGCGCCAGCGAGCACCGCGCCGCCCGTTGCGGGCGCGCCGGCCGGTTCCAGTTCTGCGATTCAGCTTCACGACTCGTACCTCGTGCTCGAAACGCCCGACGGAATGCTGGTCATTGACCAGCACGCGCTGCACGAGCGCATCCTGTTCGAGCAGCTCCGCCGGCGCATCCGCGCGGGCCAACTCGAGGTGCAGCGGCTCCTGATCCCCGAGCCTGTCGACTTGCCCGCCGAGCAGGCCGCGCTCGTACTGGAGTGCGCCGACGCGCTCGCCGAACTGGGGCTGGACGTGTCCGATTTCGGCGGCAACACGATCCTGCTATCGAGTTACCCCACACTGCTGGGACGCAAACCCCCGCACGTCATCTTGCGCGGGGTGATCGATCACATCGTCACGCAGGAGCGAGCCCCCACAAAGGAAGCGCTCCTCCACCTGCTGATGGCGACGATGGCGTGTAAGGCCGCGGTGAAGGCCGGTGACAAGCTCTCACCGGAGGAGATCACGTATCTCCTCCGACTGCGCGAGATGGCCGAGGACAGTCACCACTGCCCGCACGGGCGCCCGACATCACTCCTCTTCAGCCGCGCCGAACTGGACAAGCAGTTCCGGCGCACGTGA
- a CDS encoding PSD1 and planctomycete cytochrome C domain-containing protein, whose product MLRFALVAALFAAPSAVARASDPAPADAKKVEFFETKIRPVLVEQCYKCHSETAEKDKKLKAGLKLDTKAALLAGGDTGAALVPGKPEAGTLLKSLKYDGDLQMPPKGKLPDAVIKDFEKWIADGAVDPRTGETAKAVGIDIEKGKQFWSFQAPKAAPVPAGPTHPIDAFVAAKLAEKGLTPVARADKRTLIRRASYDLTGLPPAPEEVDAFLADEAPDAFEKVVDRLLASAQYGEKWGRHWLDVARYAEDQAHTFAVKPRNQAWRYRDWVVAAFNADMPYDRFVKLQIAGDMLPDAPSDPFTKFAGLGFLGLGAEYYKNTAAAQAIAEELDDRVDTVTRGFLGLTVACARCHDHKFDPIPTRDYYSLAGIYMGTDMSDAQLGAPDEVKAYQAAQANLKKAEDRSKKLQSELKAKKDPLVTRLAKLLAYKGATDELAQIKKTMPPAPPVAHVISGNGAGMKVYVRGNPATKGEDAPKGFLQVLPSPVAAGGGYSRLDLANAIGSKDNPLTARVFVNRVWAWHFGRGLVGTPSNFGALGDKPSHPELLDWLAINFVKNGWSAKWLHRQIMTAATYQLESRPDAANDKVDAANVYLWRGARKRLEIEDWRDTLLAVSGNLDPQLGGPAFDLRDPAARRRTVYAKVSRHELDGLLRLFDFPDANVTADKRTVTTVPQQQLFALNSAFMVAQAQAFAKRVEAAASTDEARVAAAYRLAFGRAPEKSERDLALRFLALPLQAGDKLTRWQQYAQVLLASNELLYVD is encoded by the coding sequence ATGCTGCGATTCGCACTCGTTGCCGCGCTTTTCGCTGCACCGTCGGCGGTGGCCCGGGCGTCCGATCCCGCGCCGGCCGACGCGAAGAAGGTCGAATTCTTCGAAACGAAAATCCGGCCGGTGCTGGTCGAACAGTGCTACAAGTGCCACTCCGAGACCGCCGAGAAGGACAAGAAGCTCAAGGCCGGCCTGAAGCTCGATACGAAGGCCGCGCTGCTCGCGGGCGGCGACACCGGGGCGGCGCTCGTGCCGGGGAAGCCCGAGGCCGGCACGCTGCTCAAGTCGCTCAAGTACGACGGCGACCTCCAAATGCCGCCGAAGGGCAAACTGCCCGACGCCGTCATCAAGGACTTCGAAAAGTGGATCGCCGACGGGGCCGTTGACCCGCGCACCGGCGAAACCGCGAAGGCCGTTGGAATCGACATCGAGAAGGGCAAGCAGTTCTGGTCGTTCCAGGCACCGAAAGCGGCTCCCGTCCCTGCCGGCCCCACGCACCCGATCGACGCATTCGTCGCGGCCAAACTTGCGGAAAAGGGGCTGACGCCCGTCGCGCGGGCCGACAAGCGGACCCTCATCCGCCGCGCCTCTTACGACCTCACCGGGTTGCCGCCCGCGCCGGAGGAGGTGGACGCGTTCCTGGCCGATGAGGCGCCGGACGCGTTCGAGAAAGTCGTCGACCGGTTGCTCGCGTCGGCCCAGTACGGCGAGAAGTGGGGGCGGCACTGGCTCGACGTGGCCCGGTACGCCGAGGACCAAGCGCACACGTTCGCGGTGAAGCCCAGAAACCAGGCGTGGCGCTACCGCGACTGGGTCGTCGCCGCGTTCAACGCCGACATGCCCTACGACCGGTTCGTGAAGCTCCAGATCGCCGGCGACATGCTCCCGGACGCGCCGAGCGACCCGTTCACCAAGTTCGCGGGTCTGGGGTTCCTCGGCTTGGGCGCCGAGTACTACAAGAACACCGCCGCCGCGCAGGCGATCGCCGAAGAGCTGGACGACCGCGTGGACACCGTGACGCGCGGGTTCCTGGGGCTGACCGTCGCGTGCGCCCGGTGCCACGACCACAAGTTCGATCCGATCCCGACGAGAGATTACTACTCCCTCGCGGGCATCTACATGGGTACCGACATGTCCGACGCGCAGCTCGGCGCGCCGGACGAGGTGAAGGCGTACCAGGCCGCGCAGGCGAACCTCAAGAAGGCCGAGGACCGGTCCAAAAAGCTCCAGAGCGAACTGAAGGCCAAGAAGGACCCGCTGGTCACGCGGCTCGCGAAGCTGCTCGCGTACAAGGGCGCGACCGACGAGCTGGCCCAGATCAAGAAGACGATGCCGCCGGCCCCGCCCGTGGCGCACGTCATCAGCGGGAACGGGGCCGGGATGAAGGTGTACGTCCGCGGCAACCCCGCGACGAAGGGCGAGGACGCGCCGAAGGGGTTCCTCCAGGTGCTGCCGTCGCCGGTCGCGGCGGGCGGCGGGTACTCGCGCCTCGACCTCGCGAACGCGATCGGCTCGAAGGACAACCCGCTCACGGCCCGGGTGTTCGTGAACCGGGTGTGGGCGTGGCACTTCGGCCGCGGGCTGGTCGGCACGCCCTCGAACTTCGGCGCGCTGGGCGACAAGCCGAGCCACCCCGAGCTGCTGGACTGGCTCGCGATCAACTTCGTGAAGAACGGCTGGTCGGCGAAGTGGCTGCACCGGCAGATCATGACCGCGGCCACCTACCAACTGGAGAGCCGCCCCGACGCGGCCAACGACAAGGTGGACGCCGCGAACGTGTACCTGTGGCGCGGCGCCCGCAAGCGGCTGGAGATCGAGGACTGGCGCGACACGCTGCTGGCCGTCAGCGGGAACCTCGACCCGCAGCTCGGCGGCCCCGCCTTCGACCTCCGCGACCCGGCCGCCCGCCGCCGGACCGTCTACGCGAAGGTGAGCCGGCACGAGCTGGACGGGCTCCTGCGACTGTTCGACTTTCCGGACGCGAACGTGACCGCGGACAAGCGCACCGTCACCACTGTTCCTCAGCAGCAGTTGTTCGCGCTGAACAGCGCGTTCATGGTGGCGCAGGCCCAGGCGTTCGCGAAGCGGGTGGAGGCGGCCGCTTCCACCGACGAGGCGCGGGTGGCCGCGGCGTACCGGCTCGCGTTCGGCCGGGCGCCCGAGAAATCGGAGCGGGACCTCGCGCTGCGGTTCCTGGCGCTGCCGCTGCAGGCCGGCGACAAGCTCACCCGGTGGCAGCAATACGCCCAGGTTCTTCTCGCCAGTAACGAGCTGCTGTACGTAGACTGA
- a CDS encoding DUF1501 domain-containing protein, producing the protein MLNGGISRRDMLKSSGTGLGMLGLAGLLADEARGAEARASGASANPLAPKVAHFPARAKRVIHLFMNGGPSQVDTFDPKPELTKQHGKAPGAAGKSTERKTGALFKSPFAFKKYGQSGIEVSELFPEIGACIDDICVIRSMHTNIPNHEPGLLLMTCGNTQPIRPSMGSWLTYGLGTENQNLPGFVVLCPGKPVVGPALWNNSFLPGVFQGCHISSLDPKRVIDHIRNTSVSAGTQREQLDLLNRLNGLHKDARGGDDQLDARIQSLEIAYRMQTEAQEAFDVSREPVKVREAYGKGYFADACLTARRLVERGVRMVQVFYGSGQPWDDHGDIEKGHRTKAKDSDKAVAALLRDLKQQGLLDETLVLWGGEFGRTPTSEGADGRDHNNHGFTVWLAGGGVKGGMTYGATDEFGFAAVDKKVHVHDLHATILHLMGIDHEKLTYRYSGRDFRLTDVHGVVVKDIMK; encoded by the coding sequence ATGCTTAACGGTGGGATCTCGCGCCGCGACATGCTCAAGAGCAGCGGCACCGGTCTCGGGATGCTCGGGCTCGCCGGCCTCCTGGCCGACGAGGCCCGGGGCGCGGAGGCCCGCGCGTCCGGCGCGAGCGCGAACCCGCTGGCCCCCAAGGTGGCGCACTTCCCCGCGAGGGCGAAGCGCGTCATCCACCTGTTCATGAACGGCGGCCCGTCGCAGGTGGACACGTTCGACCCGAAGCCCGAGCTGACCAAGCAGCACGGGAAGGCGCCCGGCGCCGCCGGGAAGTCGACCGAGCGCAAAACGGGTGCGCTGTTCAAGTCCCCGTTCGCGTTCAAGAAGTACGGCCAGTCGGGGATCGAGGTCAGCGAGCTGTTCCCCGAGATCGGGGCGTGCATCGACGACATCTGCGTGATCCGGTCGATGCACACCAACATCCCGAACCACGAGCCCGGCCTGCTCCTGATGACCTGCGGGAACACGCAGCCCATCCGCCCGAGCATGGGCTCCTGGCTCACCTACGGGCTCGGCACCGAGAACCAGAACCTGCCCGGGTTCGTCGTCCTGTGCCCCGGCAAGCCGGTGGTCGGGCCGGCGCTGTGGAACAACAGCTTCCTGCCCGGCGTGTTCCAGGGCTGCCACATCTCGTCCCTCGACCCGAAGCGGGTGATCGACCACATCCGCAACACCAGCGTGAGCGCGGGCACCCAGCGGGAGCAGCTCGACCTGCTGAACCGGCTCAACGGGCTGCACAAGGACGCGCGGGGCGGCGACGACCAACTCGACGCCCGCATCCAGTCCCTCGAGATCGCGTACCGGATGCAGACGGAGGCGCAGGAGGCGTTCGACGTGTCGCGCGAGCCCGTGAAGGTGCGCGAGGCTTACGGGAAGGGGTACTTCGCGGACGCGTGCCTCACCGCCCGGCGCCTCGTGGAGCGCGGGGTGCGGATGGTGCAGGTGTTCTACGGGTCCGGCCAGCCGTGGGACGACCACGGGGACATCGAGAAGGGGCACCGCACCAAGGCGAAGGACTCCGACAAGGCGGTGGCCGCGCTGCTCCGCGACCTGAAGCAGCAGGGGCTGCTCGACGAGACGCTGGTGCTGTGGGGCGGCGAGTTCGGCCGCACCCCGACGAGCGAGGGCGCGGACGGCCGCGACCACAACAACCACGGCTTCACGGTGTGGCTGGCCGGCGGCGGGGTGAAGGGCGGGATGACCTACGGCGCGACCGACGAGTTCGGGTTCGCGGCCGTGGACAAGAAGGTTCACGTCCACGACCTGCACGCCACCATCCTGCACCTGATGGGCATCGACCACGAGAAGCTGACGTATCGCTACAGCGGGCGCGACTTCCGGCTCACCGACGTCCACGGCGTGGTGGTCAAGGACATCATGAAGTGA
- a CDS encoding transposase — protein sequence MILPPHQRVPRSQPHAPTDFARQVLEGLPLAHASLALFAYGVPDPVLADLYERHRGRGYEDVVTFAQLVTWIFDALIEHQGSGRQAHLRRHRQPDDGCHEAFYGKLRRIPRGLSEAFLRDVTDRFTALFPEVVAHRLPTSFDRLEVLILDGKSLKKVAKRLVDTRGTPGKLLGGKLLVAYRPRDGLVLDMAADLDGETNEAKLIPDLMPRVHARGGPAKLVVGDRLFCASKHFAEFTKDNGHFVVRYARTLSFEPDPKRPAVTTADPSQRAVVEEWGWAGKPKDKLRRYVRRITVARPVGEAITILTDLLDSAPYPATDLLDLYRIRWTIEGTFQKVTAIFALGRFIGSTPEATVFQASMCFVLANVVQVLQGYVVAKRKVTIDDLSTAQFCTDWHRQLAALKELVEVSMIVSLIPTDQTAESVGTLLDQLLGTMWKPGWDKTRNKAPRAHPHAAKQKGAHTSVQRRRQAHKPNEDP from the coding sequence GTGATTCTGCCACCTCATCAGCGCGTCCCACGCTCCCAACCGCACGCGCCCACGGACTTCGCGCGCCAGGTCCTGGAGGGCCTGCCACTGGCCCACGCGTCGCTCGCACTCTTCGCCTATGGCGTTCCCGACCCGGTCCTCGCGGACCTCTACGAGCGACATCGGGGACGCGGCTATGAGGACGTCGTGACCTTCGCCCAACTGGTCACCTGGATCTTCGATGCGCTCATCGAACACCAGGGCTCGGGGCGGCAGGCCCACCTGCGACGCCACCGGCAACCCGACGACGGGTGCCACGAAGCGTTCTACGGCAAGCTCCGGCGCATCCCCCGGGGCCTGAGCGAAGCGTTCCTGCGGGACGTCACCGACCGGTTCACCGCCCTGTTCCCCGAGGTCGTCGCGCACCGCCTTCCGACCTCCTTCGACCGCCTGGAGGTTCTGATCCTCGACGGCAAGAGTCTCAAGAAGGTGGCCAAGCGACTCGTCGACACGCGGGGCACACCGGGCAAGCTCTTGGGCGGAAAACTGCTCGTGGCGTACCGGCCCCGTGACGGGTTGGTGCTCGACATGGCGGCCGATCTCGATGGCGAAACCAACGAGGCCAAACTGATCCCCGATTTGATGCCCCGAGTGCACGCCCGAGGCGGTCCGGCGAAACTGGTGGTCGGGGATCGGTTGTTCTGTGCGTCGAAGCACTTCGCCGAGTTCACCAAGGACAATGGTCATTTCGTGGTGCGGTACGCGCGGACCCTGTCGTTCGAACCCGACCCGAAGCGCCCCGCGGTCACGACCGCGGACCCATCCCAACGAGCCGTGGTCGAAGAATGGGGGTGGGCCGGGAAGCCCAAGGACAAGCTCCGCCGGTACGTCCGGCGGATCACCGTCGCGCGCCCGGTGGGCGAAGCGATTACAATCCTCACGGACCTGCTCGATTCGGCCCCATACCCGGCGACCGATCTGTTGGACCTGTACCGCATCCGGTGGACCATCGAAGGCACGTTCCAAAAGGTGACGGCGATCTTCGCCCTGGGTCGGTTCATCGGTTCGACACCGGAGGCGACCGTGTTTCAGGCGTCGATGTGTTTCGTCCTCGCGAACGTGGTGCAGGTCCTCCAGGGCTATGTGGTTGCGAAGCGGAAGGTGACCATCGACGACCTCTCGACGGCGCAGTTCTGCACGGACTGGCATCGTCAGTTGGCCGCGCTCAAGGAGTTGGTCGAGGTGTCGATGATCGTGTCCCTGATCCCGACGGATCAGACGGCAGAGAGTGTGGGAACGTTGTTGGATCAGTTATTGGGCACGATGTGGAAGCCGGGCTGGGACAAGACACGCAACAAGGCGCCCCGTGCCCACCCGCACGCCGCGAAACAGAAGGGGGCACACACCTCCGTCCAACGGCGTCGACAAGCCCACAAGCCCAACGAGGATCCCTGA